The sequence below is a genomic window from Pygocentrus nattereri isolate fPygNat1 chromosome 16, fPygNat1.pri, whole genome shotgun sequence.
ACAATAAAAGGTGACCGAAGGCTTATGTTCATGTCTGTGAATTAGTTAATTGCTCAAAATGACagtttgtggggaaaaaaatgacatttttagctttgtttgatcattttcttgttatttttaaaatcatgtgAGGTGTTTTAAAGGTAGTAGAGTAATTAATAGCTGAATGAAGGCCTTTAGAGGGTCATTACAAGCCCAAAATGTGTGGCCCGAAACTGGGGATGCCCAAAGTCGGCCCGTGAGGACATACACCAGCACGGTAGTTTTAATCTTTTTGATCCTCACAAGCATTGTATTGTAGCCTAGCAACAtaaaatgtttgggcacccctgctaAAAGCACTATATACAGCTGTATAGGACCCCTGGGCCACCAGGGGGCTCCACACATATgtagtatatttttattttacgcTTTGTTCcctcattttatttatacaatttAGAGATCTTCTGTATATAGACTGTGGATCCTGATTTTTCCTGATCAAAATCTATGAGTTTAGAGAGCATCAGGGGCCTTCAGATGCTCATAAACAGCCCTGGTCTTCTGTGTATTCTTTAAGATTGCCCACTGGATGGGAAAGTTCCAGTAACTAACCTTGAGCAACATATGAAAAATACAGAAGGTAAAAAATAGACTTTAATTGAATTTCTAAAATTCCATAATCAAGTCTTTAAGTGTCTGGCagttattaaaatgtgcaagaTATTTTCAGAATGGAGACTCTATATGGTGAGCATTTATTTTGTAAGGCTGAACCAGCCTGGCTTCACAGGCCTGTGCTGTAATGCTGCCAAAGGACACTTGCAGCACACTTCTCAGAATAAGACTAATGACTGAGGATCAGCATCTTCCTGTCTGTATAATCGCATTTATTAGGATACACTGGACACGTCCACTGGACAGTTcagtgattttcctgctctaagAAAAAACGATTCACCTTGTCACCTCATCTAGATTAACATTTGAGacctgtgtggatcatatgaacattatagagctttttaaatgaaacagtagaagccgtatcgccccctacgcttcctgtagtgtattacagtctgtcagagcgactgtgtggatcatatgaacattatagagctttttaaatgaaacagtagaagccgtatcgccccctacgcttcctgtagtgtattacagtctgtcagagtgactgtgtggatcatatgaacattatagagctttttaaatgaaacagtagaagccgtatcgccccctacgcttcctgtagtgtattacagtctgtcagagcgactgtgtggatcatatgaacattatagagctttttaaatgaaacagtagaagccgtatcgccccctacgcttcctgtagtgtattacagtctgtcagagcgactgtgtggatcatatgaacattatagagctttttaaatgaaacagtagaagccgtatcgccccctacgcttcctgtagtgtattacagtctgtcagagcgactgtgtggatcatatgaacattatagagctttttaaaggaaacagtagaagccgtatcgccccctacgcttcctgtagtgtattacagtctgtcagagcgactgtgtggatcatatgaacattatagagctttttaaatgaaacagtagaagccgtatcgccccctacgcttcctgtagtgtattacagtctgtcagagcgactgtgtggatcatatgaacattatagagctttttaaatgaaacagtagaagccgtatcgccccctacgcttcctgtagtgtattacagtctgtcagagcgactgtgtggatcatatgaacattatagagctttttaaatgaaacagtagaagccgtatcgccccctacgcttcctgtagtgtattacagtctgtcagagtgaccgtgtggatcatatgaaagTTATATATTATagcattattttgttttcaaataaacaaagaagtCAACATAATTCTTAATCAACTTGGTTAATTATTTGCTGCAGCCCTAATCTAACCACATACAGGGATTGCATTATATGTGGGGGCGAGATCAGGGCTGTCCAGGTCTAAGgttggtgtccagcacagtgaTGGAAACCACAAAGACTAGTCTGGCTAACCTGGTATGCCGGGGCTGGTTTGGCTGCCTCTGAGCTGCTGCCTCCGCTGAAGGCTCCTGTGATGGCGCTGCCCATCACATGCCCGACAGCCGAGCCAACAGCCACTCCGGCTGCCGTGGTGGCCATCTGAGCCATGAGGCCTGGCTGCTTGGGCTGGGCCTGCACTGGGGCCAGGGCTGCTGGGGGAGGTGGGGCCGGGGCCGGCACGTGGGAGTGGGCCGGGGCACTGAAAtcaaacagaaaacaagaaaacactgAGAAAGCGATGGTCTTAAGACTGGTGTCCAGTAGACCTCATTACATAAAGCACGGTCATATTTAAACAGGAGCACAACAGGATGCCTCGTAAGTGACCGTTGGATCTGAACATGGAGAAAGGGCGAATGATGTTGGATAGAGGGTAAGGGAGGTTTGGTGATCAAACCacttaaaatacagtaaaaaggtTATGTGGAAAGACAGCACTGAATGCGCAGCCTTTCATAATTTCATACACCAACATGTTAACCGTTCATTCTGGGAAGGAGAACAACCCAAataatgtctttacagtggtggtgataggaaccagacgtcacacTGTCTACGACACAAATCTAGCAATTTTATTTAGTCTCCcaaaccaccagtaaacctgCTCGTGTATTCTGAGTTCTTTTATACgcaatgctgatgatggtaaaacagtcataaatctgaaaaaataagttttctttgaggactattttgtcGTACAATGCCCTTCATGTACCCCTCCGCCATGAGTGCATTAAAATAACTGGACTAAAACATTTCAAGACAAAACTTCACCGCAAAACTACCATAAGAGTGGTCAGGCAGTGGATTCATAACCACCCCaagtaggaactttctgtgtgggagcttttagaggtggacgtctggttcctatcaccaccactgtgaacagttctgactgtatgtttctctagaacggagcgtttcacacaaCGGAGTTTGTTTTCACACATTAGCTATTTAATTATGCGGACTTTGGAAACGtggtggagttgccctttaagTCTAGCTAGAGCTCCAGGGCGTCAGAGCGGGTTAGCGACCCAGAGCCTGTGGAACTAAACCGAGGTTTTCCGTCTACCACAGCAAATAAATCAGGCGGTTTACCTCGCTGGCGCTGCAGGGCGGCTGCGGCTTCCTCTCGCCATGTTACAGCGCCTGTTCGTGTGTGTTAATCGTATGAAGAGCCCTGAGAACCCGAGAAAGTGCGCGGCAGCGTCTGGACCGGCGGGGCTCAGACTGAGCTACACTCCGCAGGCGGCGCACATGGGAATGACCTTGTGTGGACGGAGCGCCGAGCGCATGCGCGAACCTACTACCACCTTCTAGAAGGCTTACGAAATATCCCGTCATAACAAAGCTGTACAGCGGGCAGCGGGCATATGACAAATAATAcgacatcctgtagaaataaaaaataatgcgtggccacgacttagaaaggcgtgggaatgagatgattaagtcgtggctaGAGGCGGGTAATCCAGATCCAAAAAGTAAAAtccctccccaggattttgttccaactgcctgacttctctaatttgctcaaaccagcagcaaagatgttcaggcagttggaacaaaatcctggggagggtttttagtttttggacctggattaccacgacttagtaaggcgtgggaacatgGAACATCTAGTCATGGCCACGCTTTAGGATatcgttcccacgctttactaagtcatggccacaacttaatcatctcgttcccacgccttactaagttgtggcttggcattatttttatttatacaggatgtcaccagcagggctccgtacagCGGGGCTCTGTACAAACATCTcctgttttaggccaaaattttGACCTGATCTCgaaacagccacacacacactcactggacactttattaggtacacctgttcagggcttcacttcacagatgggttaaatgcggaggtggaatttccagtttgtgggattaaaaagtattaaCTACACTCTACTACAGAGCGTCTCAACCACTGGGCCACAATCCACTGGTGAAGCACCTTCTGGTGGTCCTCACACAGGTACCAAGGAGGTTGGCCAGTGATGGTTGTTGATAATAAGAAATATCAAATATTCTCAAATGGCCAACAGTGTTAATACATGTCATGCAAGAGCAGcgcacaaagcagcttcatctCCTTTTTGCCACTCGTCTCTAGAGACGAGATACAGCCCCCTATACAGCCCCCTATATGATGTTCAGTGATACGCATGACATGTGACACCTGAACCAAACTGCTGCCTTTTCAAGCTTTCTATTGACAAATGGGTGGATCTTGaggtggaaaaggttgagagGCCCTGAACAAACTCGGTTCATTAAGGCCTTATTTCTGGTGTAAGCGaagcctgtctgtctgctgttGTTCTAGAGTGTAATTTGTTACACCAACTAAAAATACCACCCCCCCCCTTATTGTTCTAAGATCCTGTGGGATCTGTGTGACTTTCTGGATCTTTCCTCACACCTCGCCAAATTCACCGGCACCTGCGTAATGAGCTTAACGCTGCACTGACACAGCAGAGCTTCTTAACTGCCTCCTTCCTCTTACCAACCTACATCACCACAGATCTGATTTCTCCCTCACTTATCACAAAAACAGCCGAacaagaatcagaatcagaaccagaatcctttattgatcccagagggaaagtgcagttgttacagttgcaaccatttatgtaaaagaataaacacttgaatcatttaaaacaaagataaagagaaacattGCAAcatgtacacgagatttaaggacttatgaatacagtaaagtggcggtgactgtgataataaatatgaatcatctggtataaagcagttcaaatgattgtccctctgagtttttgtacacagttattattattacacatatgaactgcttggtattgagttttgcgcAGATGAACCACTCTTTGTGAATCACACCCTGAGGGAGgggttatagagtttgatggccacaggtaagaatgacctcctgtggtggtctgtggtcatttcagtagaatgagtcttgcactgaatgagctcctgtgtctcatcaccgtgtcgtagagtggatgggagccattgtccataatggccttcagcttagacagtgtcctcctctccgacacggccgtcagcgagtccagctccacacccacaacaccACCGGCCTTGCAGATCAGTTTGTTcagtctgttggcgtctgccaccctcagcctgcttccccagcatgcaacagcatagagaatagcactcgccaccacagactcatagaacaAGGGAGCTCAGCAGCAGCGTGAGAGCTGTGGGTTTAAATCCCAGGAAGAGAAGCAACAAAATGAAGAGACAACATGATATAAGGTGGGAAAGCAGCTGTAGTATATAGGCAGATAAATACTGGAGTCTGAGTGAAAGGAGGACACAGTCCCGCCTTCATGAATGTGAAACTGGCCAGAACAGTTCAGATAAATGAATCTCGGCCTGGTGTGGTGGTGGTTGCTGCGATttggcgccctctgctgttcagaggGAGACACACAGATACGAAACAGAGCCAGGCCTCATTGAATTAAGCCTTGTAAGTCTTCTGAGACTTAAAGGAGATCTCCACcaatgactattttaccatcatcaacactccACATAAAGCTCAGAAGCCTCGtgcaggttctctggtggttctggatagttaataaaatggctatatccgcgtcgtagtcatggcgacccctggttcctatcaccaccactgtaaagacatctgaaccatttcacaccaaaccgctctgaatcactgtttacacctcaagaacagaattattcagaatttttgaaaaattggtggaattcccctttaaggcttGGGTGTAATATTTAGAAATATTGCTCTCTAGATTTCAGTCATGTAACACAGCAGCATCCAGTATCTAAATCTCTCTGTAATGTGACTCTGAGCCTGTGTTTACACAAATCTGGTAATTTAACaggtaaaaatgtgttttatagcaGGTTAGATTTTCTAGGAGGACTTCGACGTCATCTGAGTTGCccagacactagagggcgctctccAGAGAGTCCAAAATGAAGTCCTTGTGCTAAACTGTaatttgtacatatttaattgttttagattattattattattattattattattattattattattattattattattataactactACTTTTACTAATTCAACACAGAACATCACAGTGGTTTGTCATTACGGTCATATTTTCTCAACTTATACATTTACTTAACATTCTCAACAGGTCATTCATTGACGCCCTCTAGCGTCGCGTTCTCGGTATAACGGACTAAATTAGAAGTCAGCGAGCTCCCCCGAAGGACCATCCCACCATAATTTCTGTACAATTCAGTCGTCTGATCTACAgtgctggacgaagtacacaaaccatgtacttgacttaaagtagagacccccaagacctccacttgagtaaaagtactaaagtatttaccttcaaatgtacttaagtataaagtaaaagtactaaaagagtaattctggctctgatctggtcctgttatcatttttataaccagactggcttcatgaactcatttcaggtgaaagtcctccagcgtctctcttggtaaaccagtcttttaatagaacgtcattaattagtgacgctgacgtctattaaaatgatcagaagcacaaaacactgaaggtaaacagtttccatcagggagaaccgagtggctctgaaatcactttttacacacaagcaaagtttcagtttcagatttatttacaacttagttccaagtttaagttgaataaaaactggctttaaactcaggatcacagatgagctcctttactatgttgatctgtaggcgtctgttcataaacataaaccagcccaaactcatttactataaaatgaaatggtgtttgtagaaattcagaaaaaagccggcgtcagtctcgactgcatatgtggaca
It includes:
- the chchd10 gene encoding coiled-coil-helix-coiled-coil-helix domain-containing protein 10, mitochondrial, producing MARGSRSRPAAPASAPAHSHVPAPAPPPPAALAPVQAQPKQPGLMAQMATTAAGVAVGSAVGHVMGSAITGAFSGGSSSEAAKPAPAYQEPPRAAPPQAGPCLFEVRQFLDCATTQTDLSLCEGFNEALKQCKISHGVSSLV